One Methylosinus sp. LW4 genomic region harbors:
- the rpmB gene encoding 50S ribosomal protein L28 — MSRRCELTGKGVQTGNLVSHSNRKTRTRFLPNLVNVTLASDALARSVRLRVSAAALRSVEHRGGLDGFLVKARDTELSDDARALKREIVKKLAAAPATA; from the coding sequence ATGTCCCGCCGTTGCGAACTGACCGGCAAAGGCGTGCAGACGGGCAATCTCGTCAGCCACTCCAACCGCAAGACGCGCACCCGCTTTCTGCCCAATCTGGTCAATGTGACGCTGGCCTCGGACGCGCTGGCGCGCTCCGTCCGCCTTCGCGTCTCGGCGGCGGCTCTGCGCTCGGTCGAGCATCGCGGCGGCCTGGACGGCTTCCTCGTCAAGGCGCGCGACACGGAACTCTCCGACGACGCCCGCGCGCTGAAGCGCGAGATCGTCAAGAAGTTGGCCGCCGCCCCCGCGACCGCCTGA
- the cobT gene encoding cobaltochelatase subunit CobT yields the protein MASNRKPASPKEAPQEPFKRAVAGAMRAMAKRAELEVSFSPERAMLLGADDKAKARLPEPPRKLTAHDAAIVRGHADSIALRLACHDETVHRRVQPQSPDARAAFDALEQARVESIGSRRMDGVAANIGAMLDDRYQRARFSEIETREDAPLEDALALIARERLTGIAPPPHGRKAVDLWRPWIEERAGADLDKLVSALENQRGFAQLAHRLLASLELEGESAGGEEDAEEPSEDQPQNPDEAEGEETEEDKQSGSSEMDTATASEEALEKGESEAAEILDSEMLEEIDSGDVDEAMETRRPPTSSSDRSGGEYRAYTTRFDETVKAEDLCDAEELDRLRSYLDKQLLHLSSVVGRLANRLQRRLMAQQNRAWEFDLEEGMLDPARLPRVVIDPQQPLSFKREKDTNFRDTVVTLLLDNSGSMRGRPITVASTCADILARTLERCGVKVEILGFTTKAWKGGQSRESWIADGKPPNPGRLNDIRHIIYKAADAPWRRARRNLGLMMREGLLKENIDGEALDWAHRRLLARQEQRRILMMISDGAPVDDSTLSVNPGNYLERHLRHIIQEIETKSPVELIAIGIGHDVTRYYRRAVTIVDAEELGGAMTEKLAELFSENAAPAPARAPQRTAPQRPRVLATAP from the coding sequence ATGGCATCCAATCGCAAACCAGCTTCGCCGAAGGAGGCTCCGCAGGAGCCGTTCAAGCGCGCCGTCGCCGGCGCGATGCGCGCTATGGCCAAGCGCGCGGAGCTGGAAGTCTCCTTCTCGCCGGAGCGCGCCATGCTGCTCGGCGCCGACGACAAGGCCAAGGCGCGCCTGCCGGAGCCGCCGCGTAAGCTCACCGCGCATGACGCCGCCATCGTGCGCGGCCACGCCGATTCCATCGCTCTGCGTCTCGCCTGCCATGATGAGACTGTGCATCGCCGCGTGCAGCCGCAGTCGCCCGACGCCCGCGCCGCCTTCGACGCGCTGGAGCAGGCGCGCGTCGAATCGATCGGCTCGCGCCGCATGGACGGCGTCGCCGCCAATATCGGCGCCATGCTCGACGACCGCTATCAGCGCGCCCGCTTCTCGGAGATCGAGACGCGCGAGGACGCGCCGCTCGAGGACGCCCTGGCGCTCATCGCGCGCGAGCGTCTGACCGGCATCGCGCCGCCGCCGCATGGCCGCAAGGCGGTCGATCTCTGGCGCCCCTGGATCGAGGAGCGCGCCGGCGCCGATCTCGACAAGCTCGTCTCGGCGCTCGAGAATCAGCGCGGCTTCGCGCAGCTCGCGCATCGCCTGCTCGCGTCCCTCGAGCTCGAGGGAGAGAGCGCGGGCGGCGAGGAGGACGCCGAGGAGCCGAGCGAGGACCAGCCGCAAAATCCCGACGAGGCCGAGGGCGAGGAGACCGAGGAGGACAAGCAGTCCGGCTCCTCCGAGATGGACACCGCCACCGCCTCCGAGGAGGCGCTGGAGAAGGGCGAGAGCGAAGCCGCCGAAATTCTCGACAGCGAGATGCTGGAGGAGATCGACTCCGGCGATGTGGACGAGGCGATGGAGACGCGGCGGCCGCCGACCTCCTCGTCCGATCGCTCCGGCGGCGAATACAGGGCCTACACCACGCGCTTCGACGAGACGGTGAAGGCGGAGGATCTCTGCGACGCCGAGGAGCTCGATCGCCTGCGCTCCTATCTCGACAAGCAGCTCCTGCATCTCTCCTCTGTCGTCGGGCGGCTCGCCAATCGCCTGCAGCGGCGGCTGATGGCGCAGCAGAACCGCGCCTGGGAGTTCGATCTCGAGGAGGGGATGCTCGATCCCGCGCGCCTGCCGCGTGTCGTCATCGATCCGCAGCAGCCGCTCTCCTTCAAGCGCGAGAAGGACACGAATTTCCGCGACACGGTGGTCACGCTGCTGCTCGACAATTCGGGCTCCATGCGCGGCCGGCCGATCACCGTGGCGTCGACCTGCGCCGATATTCTCGCCCGCACGCTGGAGCGCTGCGGCGTGAAGGTGGAGATTTTGGGCTTCACCACCAAGGCCTGGAAGGGCGGCCAATCGCGCGAGAGCTGGATCGCCGACGGCAAGCCGCCGAACCCAGGCCGGCTCAACGACATTCGCCACATCATCTACAAGGCGGCCGATGCGCCCTGGCGGCGCGCGCGCCGCAATCTGGGTCTGATGATGCGCGAGGGCCTGCTGAAGGAGAATATCGACGGGGAGGCGCTCGACTGGGCGCATCGCCGCCTGCTGGCGCGGCAGGAGCAGCGCCGCATTCTGATGATGATCTCCGACGGCGCTCCGGTCGACGATTCCACTCTGTCGGTCAATCCGGGCAATTATCTTGAGCGCCATTTGCGGCACATCATTCAGGAGATCGAGACCAAATCGCCCGTCGAGCTGATCGCCATCGGCATCGGCCATGACGTCACGCGCTATTACCGCCGCGCCGTGACCATTGTGGATGCGGAGGAATTGGGCGGCGCGATGACGGAAAAGCTCGCCGAGCTGTTCAGCGAGAACGCCGCGCCTGCCCCGGCGCGCGCTCCGCAACGCACGGCGCCGCAGCGGCCGCGCGTCCTCGCCACGGCGCCGTGA
- a CDS encoding putative bifunctional diguanylate cyclase/phosphodiesterase, translating to MHETASRYGVVTEFRDVDALCFKWQVEAPDGGLPPYEQIALGSLGRLADDLALAARGADGGFAFSYGGGAFEAWLGASLRGLRLDALERNYRDAIGEALEAAEASGTPAAAIARSIRGGLVQTCEIVAFPMSSHWGATLFLVFARERTSKHDLVDAIYRATDGGLTTLAAVHSGRDIVDFVIVSLNASASRLFGGAERDLQWRRISEIVPAWMSDGTFERFAAIFRSARPDTFEVSHRSAEGGARHLRLSAAPMGDLVGVTLTDVTPLKAREASFRLLFESNPMPMWVHDPQSLRIMAVNDAAVAHYGYARERFLRATLLDLYAEEEWPAVQIAHESPANRRPSDRIWINRTAEGREIKVQNYAREIAFDDRPAILLAIVDVTEQREQAARIAHLAHHDPLTGLANRALFRARLTEELQRLDNGAASLCVLYLDLDGFKDVNDAFGHPVGDRLLIAVAERLRETLAPGDMVARVGGDEFAIVQAGAGASEADRLAERIVSAASVPYEVDGHVVTVGASVGVSVAPIDSGDADTLLKNADIALYRAKADGRGLHRFFEPEMAASILVRRTMEADLRHALAAGEFEIYYQPLIDIVTNRIVASEALLRWFHPMRGSISPNEFIPLAEETGLITPIGEWVLREACREAASWPEPIGVCVNLSPAQFRSRSLVQSVLSALAASGLAPQRLELEITESVLLAENHANLAVLHQLRGLGVCISMDDFGTGYSSLSYLRSFPFDKIKIDRSFVKELPENQECGAIVRAVAGIGQCLGVATVAEGVETHEQLARLRAEGCTQMQGFLFSRPTPAAELRRMLEGDGEIWTKAMSAA from the coding sequence ATGCATGAGACCGCCTCCCGATATGGAGTCGTCACCGAATTTCGCGACGTCGACGCGCTATGCTTCAAATGGCAGGTCGAGGCGCCGGACGGCGGCCTGCCGCCTTATGAGCAGATCGCCCTGGGCAGCCTCGGCCGGCTCGCCGACGATCTGGCGCTGGCGGCGCGCGGCGCGGATGGCGGCTTCGCCTTCTCCTACGGCGGCGGCGCCTTCGAGGCCTGGCTGGGCGCGTCGCTGCGCGGCCTGCGGCTCGATGCGCTGGAGCGCAATTACCGCGACGCCATCGGCGAGGCGCTCGAAGCGGCGGAGGCGAGCGGAACGCCGGCCGCGGCCATCGCGCGCAGCATTCGCGGCGGGCTGGTGCAGACTTGCGAGATCGTCGCCTTCCCAATGTCGAGCCATTGGGGCGCGACGCTGTTTCTCGTCTTCGCGCGTGAGCGGACCTCCAAGCATGATCTCGTCGACGCCATCTATCGCGCCACCGACGGCGGGCTGACGACGCTCGCCGCCGTCCACTCCGGCCGCGACATCGTCGATTTCGTCATTGTGAGCCTCAACGCCAGCGCCAGCCGGCTCTTCGGCGGCGCGGAGCGCGATCTGCAATGGCGACGCATCAGCGAGATCGTCCCGGCCTGGATGAGCGACGGGACCTTCGAGCGCTTCGCCGCCATTTTCCGATCGGCGCGGCCCGACACATTCGAGGTCTCGCATCGGTCGGCCGAGGGCGGCGCGCGGCATTTGCGGCTCTCCGCCGCGCCCATGGGCGATCTCGTCGGCGTGACGCTCACCGACGTCACGCCGCTGAAGGCGCGCGAGGCCTCCTTCCGCCTGCTGTTCGAGAGCAATCCCATGCCCATGTGGGTGCATGATCCGCAGAGCCTGCGCATCATGGCCGTCAATGACGCGGCGGTCGCCCATTACGGCTACGCCCGCGAGCGCTTCCTTCGCGCCACCTTGCTCGACCTCTATGCGGAGGAGGAATGGCCGGCGGTGCAGATCGCCCATGAGAGCCCGGCCAATCGCCGTCCCTCGGACCGCATATGGATCAATCGCACAGCGGAGGGACGCGAGATAAAGGTGCAGAATTACGCGCGCGAGATCGCCTTCGACGATCGTCCGGCGATATTGCTCGCCATCGTCGACGTCACCGAGCAGCGCGAGCAGGCCGCGCGCATCGCCCATCTCGCGCATCATGATCCGCTCACCGGCCTCGCCAATCGCGCGCTCTTCCGCGCGCGGCTGACCGAGGAGCTGCAGCGGCTCGACAATGGCGCGGCGAGCCTCTGCGTGCTCTATCTCGATCTCGACGGCTTCAAGGATGTGAACGACGCCTTCGGCCATCCGGTCGGCGATCGGCTGCTGATCGCCGTCGCCGAGCGTCTGCGCGAGACTCTGGCGCCGGGCGATATGGTGGCGCGCGTCGGCGGCGACGAATTCGCCATTGTCCAAGCGGGCGCCGGAGCGAGCGAGGCGGACCGTCTCGCCGAGCGCATCGTGAGCGCGGCGAGCGTGCCTTATGAGGTGGACGGCCATGTGGTGACGGTGGGCGCCAGCGTCGGCGTCTCGGTCGCGCCCATCGACAGCGGCGACGCCGACACGCTGCTCAAGAACGCCGACATAGCGCTCTACCGCGCCAAGGCGGACGGGCGCGGGCTGCATCGCTTCTTCGAGCCGGAGATGGCGGCCTCCATTCTCGTGCGGCGCACGATGGAGGCCGATCTGCGCCATGCTCTCGCCGCCGGCGAGTTCGAAATCTATTATCAGCCGCTCATCGACATTGTGACCAATCGCATCGTCGCCTCGGAGGCGCTGCTGCGCTGGTTCCACCCGATGCGCGGCTCGATTTCGCCCAATGAGTTCATCCCGCTCGCCGAGGAGACCGGGCTCATCACGCCGATCGGCGAATGGGTGCTGCGCGAGGCCTGCCGCGAGGCGGCGAGCTGGCCGGAGCCGATCGGCGTCTGCGTCAATCTCTCGCCCGCGCAATTTCGCTCGCGCTCGCTGGTGCAGTCGGTTCTATCGGCGCTGGCGGCGAGCGGCCTCGCGCCGCAGCGGCTCGAGCTGGAGATCACCGAATCGGTGCTGCTCGCCGAAAACCACGCCAATCTCGCCGTGCTGCATCAGCTGCGCGGCCTCGGCGTGTGCATATCGATGGATGATTTCGGCACCGGCTATTCCAGCCTCAGCTATCTGCGCTCCTTCCCCTTCGACAAGATCAAGATCGACCGCTCCTTCGTGAAGGAGCTGCCGGAGAATCAGGAATGCGGGGCGATCGTGCGCGCAGTGGCCGGGATCGGGCAGTGCCTCGGCGTCGCCACCGTGGCCGAGGGCGTGGAGACGCATGAGCAATTGGCGCGGCTGCGCGCGGAAGGCTGCACGCAGATGCAGGGCTTTCTGTTCAGCCGCCCGACGCCTGCGGCGGAGCTGCGTCGCATGCTGGAGGGCGACGGCGAGATCTGGACGAAGGCAATGAGCGCTGCGTGA
- a CDS encoding transglutaminase family protein, with protein MHIRVRRETIYRYAEPAKAAIQKLALTPRNYDGQHVLDWRIDVDRDCRLRACEDAFGNVVHSIYVEGPLEALTTVVEGAVETFDTAGVARGAIERFPPELYLRETPLTEADHAICDFALAATAREKETLAKLHALVGALHEAFVVAEEPTSGAVAASDIFARRRGSAQDAAHVFIAGARSLEIPSRYVSGYALRADAGAAVHAWAEAHVAGLGWVGFDPTRGASPDESYVRVAVALDHLGAAPIRAAHSGGGDETAEVRVSVARAQGQSQSQS; from the coding sequence ATGCACATAAGAGTCAGGCGCGAGACGATCTATCGTTACGCGGAGCCGGCCAAGGCGGCGATTCAGAAGCTGGCGCTCACCCCGCGCAATTACGACGGGCAGCATGTTCTCGACTGGCGCATCGACGTCGATCGCGACTGCCGCCTGCGCGCCTGCGAGGACGCCTTCGGCAATGTCGTGCACAGCATTTATGTCGAGGGGCCGCTCGAGGCGCTGACCACCGTGGTCGAAGGCGCGGTCGAGACCTTCGACACCGCGGGCGTCGCGCGCGGCGCGATCGAGCGTTTTCCGCCGGAGCTCTATCTGCGCGAGACGCCGCTGACCGAGGCGGATCACGCGATCTGCGATTTCGCGCTGGCGGCGACGGCGCGCGAGAAGGAGACGCTGGCCAAGCTCCATGCGCTGGTCGGCGCGCTCCACGAGGCCTTCGTCGTGGCGGAGGAGCCGACCAGCGGAGCCGTCGCGGCTTCCGACATCTTCGCGCGTCGCCGCGGCTCGGCGCAGGATGCGGCGCATGTCTTCATCGCCGGCGCGCGCAGTCTCGAGATTCCGTCGCGCTATGTCTCCGGCTATGCGCTGCGCGCGGACGCCGGCGCGGCCGTCCACGCTTGGGCGGAGGCGCATGTGGCGGGGCTCGGCTGGGTGGGCTTCGACCCGACGCGCGGCGCCTCGCCAGACGAGAGCTATGTGCGCGTGGCCGTGGCGCTGGATCATCTGGGCGCCGCGCCGATTCGCGCCGCCCATTCCGGCGGCGGCGACGAGACGGCGGAAGTGCGCGTCAGCGTCGCCCGCGCCCAGGGCCAGTCGCAGAGCCAGTCCTGA